One window from the genome of Anopheles merus strain MAF chromosome 3R, AmerM5.1, whole genome shotgun sequence encodes:
- the LOC121597283 gene encoding equilibrative nucleoside transporter 1, giving the protein MDFATNVRPLLQDTDDRETESDTFLDDAYAGSINASTSNLPDPDKETAVETRMAAAGHRIAPSDKFHYTYAVFYLMGMTTMVPWNFFVTAEEYWQYKFRNVSSNDTSALTPRQLEFQSDLSIAAAVPGTVFLILNACAGHKVPLHVRMNGSLVLMLLIMIGTTALVRVDTDQWQDAFFNLTMLSVVVINSFSAILTGGLFGIAGQFSAHYMTAAVSGQALGGIFSAVADIIALTFASNPSTTAFVFFIVGCAVLLLSLFAYIVMSKTLFFKYYTSSKTLMKSSLEADPAARAVCARLEPRFPVVLRKIWIYGFSEWLVFVTTLSIYPAVTVLVGSQHHGRPWNDVYFLPVVNYLLFNTGDYLGRVFAGLFEWPWNNSILIGVLTIARIAFVPAMLLCNITQHHNFPVLFHSDYIFIVLMAAFALSNGYLANIALIGAPRAVDGHEKEMASSMMAAFLGIGLACGSAISLMIIEMIK; this is encoded by the exons ATGGATTTTGCAACCAACGTGCGGCCGCTGCTGCAGGACACGGACGACCGGGAGACGGAGAGCGACACCTTCCTGGACGATGCGTACGCGGGCTCGATCAACGCGTCCACCAGCAACCTGCCCGACCCGGACAAGGAGACGGCGGTGGAGACGCGCATGGCGGCGGCCGGCCACCGGATCGCACCGTCCGACAAGTTCCACTACACGTACGCCGTGTTCTATCTGATGGGCATGACGACGATGGTGCCGtggaactttttcgtcaccgcCGAGGAGTACTGGCAGTACAAGTTCCGGAACGTGTCGTCGAACGATACGTCCGCGCTGACGCCCCGGCAGCTCGAGTTCCAGTCCGACCTGAGCATTGCGGCGGCCGTCCCGGGCACGGTGTTTCTCATACTGAACGCCTGCGCCGGCCACAAGGTGCCGCTGCACGTGCGCATGAACGGATCGCtcgtgctgatgctgctgatcaTGATCGGCACGACGGCGCTGGTGCGCGTCGACACGGACCAGTGGCAGGATGCGTTCTTTAACCTCACGATGCTATCCGTCGTCGTGATTAACA GTTTCTCGGCCATTCTCACCGGCGGCCTTTTTGGCATCGCGGGACAGTTCAGTGCTCACTATATGACGGCAGCCGTTAGTGGGCAGGCGCTGGGTGGCATCTTTTCCGCGGTCGCCGACATTATAGCGCTCACCTTTGCCAGCAATCCGTCCACCACCGCGTTCGTGTTCTTCATCGTGGGCTGCGCAGTGTTGCTGCTGTCGCTCTTCGCCTACATCGTCATGTCGAAAACGCTCTTCTTCAAGTACTACACCAGCTCCAAGACGCTGATGAAAAGCTCGCTCGAGGCGGACCCAGCCGCCAGGGCCGTCTGTGCCCGGCTCGAGCCGCGCTTCCCCGTCGTACTGCGCAAGATATGGATTTACGGCTTTTCCGAGTGGTTGGTGTTCGTGACGACGCTGTCGATCTATCCTGCCGTGACGGTGCTGGTCGGCTCGCAGCACCACGGTCGGCCGTGGAACGATGTGTACTTCCTGCCCGTCGTGAACTATCTCCTATTCAATACCGGCGACTATTTGGGGCGCGTCTTTGCCGGCTTGTTCGAGTGG CCATGGAACAATTCCATCCTGATCGGTGTACTTACGATCGCGCGTATCGCATTCGTGCCGGCGATGCTGCTCTGCAACATTACCcagcatcacaacttcccggTGCTGTTCCACTCGGACTACATCTTCATCGTGCTGATGGCCGCCTTCGCCCTGTCGAACGGCTACCTTGCCAACATTGCACTGATCGGTGCGCCCCGCGCTGTGGACGGGCACGAGAAGGAGATGGCGTCCTCGATGATGGCCGCCTTTCTCGGCATCGGGCTCGCGTGCGGTTCGGCCATTAGCTTAATGATCATCGAAATGATCAAGTGA
- the LOC121595616 gene encoding 1-phosphatidylinositol 4,5-bisphosphate phosphodiesterase classes I and II isoform X3, with translation MDMLDIATIRDVRTGQYAKKPRDMKLRQIVTMGSQDTLEEKTVTVCYGADFVNVNFINFCCTRKEIARLWCDELIRMAYNLTQLNGPAIMFLQKAYTKLCLQVDKSGKIPVKNIIKTFATNKDDRRRVEKALDVSGLPSGKGDTLALTKFQFEDFFNLYKNLSQRTEVEKVYDELVGTSKRRLMSTSQLVDFLNKTQRDPRLNEILHPYANTARARDLIQEYEPNKFNAQKGQLSFDGFLRYLMSEDNPIMAASKLDLSDDMDQPMAHYFINSSHNTYLTGHQLTGKSSVEIYRQSLLAGCRCVELDFWNGRTEEPVIVHGYTFVPEICAKDVLEAIAETAFKTSEFPVILSFENHCNPRQQAKIANYCREIFGDMLLDRPLDSHPLESNVELPPPALLKRKIIIKNKKKHHHHHHHHHKKAVTVVSSPQQPPPAGTTVVANNVSNSNSTAANAHATTVNNSSANSTNAASNTPGVTPAVNSNSTNAANPSLPPSQQDEPNGTVVVSNNNGTAAPLQATGNGEIPHHAPPLQQIRQSSKESTGSSDTDSSSDDESMPGAVVGPIGASEADKVPQTKETEAGAEISALVNYVQPVHFSSFENSEKKARFYEMSSFDEKQATTLLKERPIEFVNYNKHQLSRVYPAGTRFDSSNFMPQLFWNAGCQLVALNYQTLDLAMQLNLGIFEYNHRCGYILKPEFMRRKDRRLDPFAESTVDGIIAGTVMVTVISGQFLTDKKVGTYVEVDMFGLPADTVRKKFRTKIVRDNGINPVYDEEPFVFKKVVLPELASIRIAAYEEGGKLIGHRVLPVIGLCPGYRHLTLRTEVGQPIPLATLFLCIVVKDYVPDGLSDFAEALANPIKYQSEQEKRSKQLAVLQEDMEPSDEDSFVVVSLGTNKKGDTLRSSETNNTTSSPARQRSVAGTQSSQGGAGGTADSDAEAPLEAITKMVALPVAQSSSLDHSNVPAAKLSTTSREPTTTGGGGGGSGAPIITTTTNTPNVGTGEGLNAANGGKIVADPLEKIFEDKQIRKKREALEKELKALKKSHDKEKLKIHAAQKSTDLGGGDAPVKKSKFGMGNKLVKRFSSKNMADMNVKVPPCASVSDAEGTGDAQAERLRQICRDHAGSYREVLEKYHDIIYTLAEDLLRQSQDAQMKQLKTQLERETSEVMRQLQLSRKSEVKQLAMVHKDKDELERMKREVDSTLVEKGVTERVRLTATYERKRDELQRQHDSVKQGLEDHKLKARSMLEKEAESHAFISDTFLAHLNTSNSTTSCSSVGATTNHPPATSVSSGNICGAGGTAGSTHENNVNNAHA, from the exons CATCATCAAAACGTTCGCCACGAACAAGGACGACCGGCGGCGGGTGGAGAAAGCGCTGGACGTGTCGGGGCTGCCGTCCGGGAAAGGCGATACCCTAGCGCTGACCAAGTTCCAGTTTGAGGACTTTTTTAATCTGTACAAAAACCTTTCCCAGCGCACCGAGGTGGAGAAGGTGTACGATGAGCT TGTCGGTACTTCCAAGCGACGCCTGATGTCAACGTCGCAGCTAGTCGATTTTCTCAACAAAACCCAGCGGGATCCGAGGCTGAACGAGATCCTGCACCCGTACGCCAACACGGCCCGGGCCCGCGATCTCATCCAGGAGTACGAGCCGAACAAGTTTAACGCCCAGAAGGGACAGCTCAGCTTCGACGGTTTCCTGAG GTATCTGATGTCGGAGGATAATCCCATCATGGCGGCGAGTAAGCTGGACCTGTCGGACGATATGGATCAACCGATGGCGCACTACTTCATCAACTCGTCCCACAACACCTACCTGACCGGGCATCAGCTGACGGGCAAAAGTTCGGTCGAAATCTATCGTCAAAGTTTGTTGGCCGGTTGCCG CTGTGTGGAGCTCGATTTCTGGAACGGACGCACTGAGGAGCCGGTGATCGTGCACGGCTACACCTTCGTGCCGGAGATCTGCGCCAAGGACGTGCTGGAAGCGATTGCCGAGACCGCCTTCAAGACGTCCGAATTTCCTGTGATACTAAGCTTCGAGAATCACTGCAACCCGAGGCAACAG GCGAAAATAGCAAACTACTGTCGGGAAATATTCGGCGACATGCTGCTGGACCGGCCGCTCGACTCCCATCCGCTCGAATCGAACGTCGAGCTGCCGCCGCCCGCCCTGCTGAAGCGCAAgattataattaaaaacaagaaaaaacatcaccaccatcaccatcatcaccataaAAAGGCGGTCACCGTTGTATCGAGCCCGCAGCAGCCGCCACCCGCCGGCACCACGGTTGTGGCGAACAATGTGAGCAATAGTAACAGTACCGCAGCTAATGCACATGCCACAACAGTTAACAACAGCAGTGCCAACAGTACCAACGCTGCCAGCAACACACCCGGGGTCACACCGGCCGTTAACAGCAACAGTACAAATGCAG CAAATCCAAGCTTACCGCCGTCGCAGCAAGACGAACCGAATGGCACGGTCGTCGtcagcaacaacaatggcACGGCAGCACCACTGCAAGCAACCGGAAACGGAGAAATACCGCACCATGCACCACCACTGCAG CAAATTCGCCAAAGCTCCAAGGAAAGCACGGGATCGTCGGATACGGATAGCTCGAGCGATGACGAGTCCATGCCTGGCGCCGTGGTCGGCCCGATCGGTGCGAGCGAGGCGGACAAGGTGCCCCAAACCAAAGAGACTGAAGCGGGCGCGGAAATATCCGCCCTCGTCAACTACGTGCAGCCAGTGCACTTCAGTAGCTTCGAAAATTCGGAAA AAAAGGCACGCTTCTACGAGATGTCTTCGTTTGATGAGAAGCAGGCAACCACGCTGCTGAAGGAGCGTCCCATCGAGTTTGTCAACTACAACAAGCATCAGCTTTCGCGCGTCTACCCAGCCGGTACACGCTTCGACAGTTCCAATTTTATGCCCCAG CTTTTCTGGAACGCTGGATGCCAGCTGGTGGCGTTAAACTACCAAACGCTTGACCTGGCGATGCAGCTCAACCTTGGCATCTTCGAGTACAACCACCGGTGCGGGTACATACTGAAGCCGGAGTTTATGCGCCGCAAGGACCGACGGCTGGACCCGTTCGCCGAGAGTACG GTCGACGGTATTATTGCGGGCACGGTCATGGTGACGGTGATATCGGGCCAGTTCCTCACCGACAAGAAGGTGGGCACGTACGTGGAGGTGGACATGTTTGGGTTGCCGGCCGATACGGTGCGCAAAAAATTTCGCACCAAAATCGTGCGCGACAATGGCATCAATCCGGTGTACGACGAGGAACCGTTCGTGTTTAAGAAGGTCGTCCTGCCGGAGCTGGCCAGCATACGGATAGCGGCGTACGAGGAGGGTGGCAAGCTGATCGGCCATCGGGTGCTGCCGGTGATAGGGCTGTGTCCGGGCTACCGCCATCTGACGCTGCGTACCGAGGTGGGGCAACCGATACCGCTGGCCACGCTCTTCCTGTGCATCGTGGTGAAGGATTACGTGCCGGACGGGCTGTCCGACTTTGCCGAAGCGCTCGCCAACCCGATCAAGTACCAGAGCGAGCAGGAGAAGCGCTCCAAGCAGCTGGCCGTGCTGCAGGAGGACATGGAACCGTCGGATGAGGACTCGT TTGTCGTTGTGTCCTTAGGTACGAACAAAAAGGGTGACACGCTCCGGTCGAGCGAAACCAACAACACGACCAGCAGCCCGGCGAGGCAACGGTCCGTCGCTGGCACGCAATCGTCGCAGGGCGGTGCCGGTGGTACGGCGGACAGTGATGCGGAAGCACCGCTGGAAGCGATCACCAAGATGGTTGCCCTGCCCGTTGCACAATCCTCATCGCTCGACCATTCGAACGTTCCCGCAGCCAAACTCTCCACCACTTCGCGAGAACCGACGActactggtggtggtggtggtggctctGGTGCACCAATCATTACCACTACCACCAACACGCCGAACGTGGGCACCGGTGAGGGGCTGAATGCAGCAAACGGGGGCAAGATAGTGGCCGATCCGTTGGAGAAAATCTTCGAGGACAAGCAGATCCGCAAGAAGCGGGAAGCGCTGGAGAAGGAGCTGAAGGCGCTGAAGAAGAGCCACGACAAGGAGAAGCTGAAGATACATGCGGCTCAGAAGAGTACGGATCTCGGCGGTGGTGATGCACCGGTCAAGAAGTCCAAGTTCGGCATGGGCAACAAGCTGGTGAAGCGcttcagcagcaaaaacatgGCGGACATGAACGTGAAGGTACCGCCGTGTGCGTCCGTGTCGGATGCGGAGGGAACGGGCGATGCGCAGGCGGAACGGTTGCGGCAGATTTGTCGCGACCATGCTGGAAGCTATCGGGAGGTGTTGGAGAAGTATCACGACATCATCTACACGCTGGCGGAGGATCTGCTGCGTCAGTCGCAGGATGCGCAGATGAAGCAGCTGAAG ACGCAATTGGAGCGTGAGACGAGTGAGGTGATGCGGCAGCTGCAGTTATCGCGCAAAAGCGAGGTTAAGCAACTGGCAATGGTGCACAAAGATAAAGACGAGCTGGAGAG aaTGAAACGAGAGGTTGACTCAACGCTCGTAGAAAAGGGCGTCACAGAGCGGGTCAGACTAACGGCCACCTACGAACGGAAGCGCGACGAGCTGCAGCGACAGCACGATTCCGTGAAGCAAGGACTGGAAGACCACAAGCTAAAG GCCCGCTCGATGCTGGAAAAGGAAGCGGAATCGCATGCCTTCATTTCGGACACATTCCTAGCGCACCTgaacaccagcaacagcaccacgaGCTGTTCGTCGGTCGGTGCCACCACCAACCATCCGCCGGCGACGTCCGTCTCGAGCGGAAACATTTGCGGTGCCGGTGGAACGGCCGGCAGCACCCACGAGAACAACGTTAACAATGCTCACGCATAA